A window of Cygnus atratus isolate AKBS03 ecotype Queensland, Australia chromosome 24, CAtr_DNAZoo_HiC_assembly, whole genome shotgun sequence contains these coding sequences:
- the SMPD2 gene encoding sphingomyelin phosphodiesterase 2 yields the protein MEGDPALRLRVFDLNCWAIRYLSKRRQERIRLIGDRLCQEGFDLVLLQEVWSERDYSDLKAKLGGCCPFSHYFRSGVIGSGLCIFSKFPILDTLLYQYSLNGYPYMLQHGDWFCGKSVGLAVIKISGIVFNVYVTHLHAEYCREKDAYLPHRVVQAWELLQFIRHTSKAADVVLLGGDLNMHPQDVGIRLLRCWTGLRDAFTETKHFEGCEDGCTLIPNNRFTVKSELQPFPLGIRIDYILYKAGSSFTVKCEELQTTTGTAPGTDIPYSDHEAVMATLHVQRTGQAAGVTPGTAVPALVEVLSEARTEVRVGLLAARRQRYSSGRMALLALLLLLLQAAAALGALAGLADGQPFPKLSFALLAFLALGVLLLATGLHLFHTIEVKMLQGTEEQMRMALGVLQERPGRS from the exons ATGGAGGGGGACCCCGCGCTGCGGCTCCGCGTCTTCGACCTCAACTGCTG GGCCATCCGCTACCTGAGCAAGCGGCGCCAGGAGCGCATCCGGCTCATCGGGGACAGGCTGTGCCAGGAGGGCTTCGACCTGGTGCTCCTGCAGGAG GTATGGAGCGAGCGGGACTACAGCGACCTGAAGGCGaagctgggaggctgctgccccTTCTCCCATTATTTCCGCAG TGGTGTCATCGGCAGCGGGCTCTGCATCTTCTCCAAGTTCCCCATCCTGGACACGCTGCTCTACCAGTACTCGCTCAACGGTTACCCCTACATG ctccagcacggGGACTGGTTCTGTGGGAAGTCCGTGGGGCTCGCCGTCATTAAGATCTCCGGGATCGTCTTCAACGTCTACGTCACCCAC CTGCACGCCGAGTACTGCCGGGAGAAGGACGCCTACCTGCCGCACCGCGTGGTGCaagcctgggagctgctgcaaTTCATCCG ACACACGTCGAAGGCGGCCGAcgtggtgctgctgggaggggaccTGAACATGCACCCCCAAGACGTGGGCATCCGGCTGCTGCGCTGCTGGACGGGGCTGCGGGACGCCTTCACCGAGACCAAGCACTTCGAG GGCTGCGAGGACGGCTGCACCCTGATCCCCAACAACCGCTTCACCGTCAAGTcggagctgcagcccttcccGCTGGGCATCCGCATCGACTACATCCTCTACAAG gctggCTCCAGCTTCACGGTGAAGTGCGAGGAGCTGCAGACCACCACGGGGACGGCCCCAGGCACGGACATCCCCTACTCGGACCACGAGGCCGTGATGGCGACACTGCACGTCCAGAGGACGGGGCAGGCAGCGGGTGTCACCCCCGGCACGGCCG TGCCGGCGCTGGTGGAGGTGCTGAGCGAGGCGCGGACCGAGGTGCGCGTGGGGCTGCTGGCGGCGCGGCGGCAGCGCTACTCCTCGGGCAGGAtggccctgctggccctgctgctgctgctgctgcaggccgCGGCCGCGCTGGGCGCCCTGGCGGGGCTGGCGGATGGGCAGCCCTTCCCCAAGCTTTCCTTCGCCCTGCTGGCCTTCCTCGCCCTCGGCGTCCTCCTCCTCGCCACCGGCCTCCACCTCTTCCACACCATCGAGGTGAAGATGCTGCAGGGCACCGAGGAGCAGATGCGGATGGcgctgggggtgctgcaggagcgCCCCGGCCGCTCCTga
- the MICAL1 gene encoding F-actin-monooxygenase MICAL1 — MSVPDGEPANPAHALFESFLRAGQCQEVLSCFGELCRQLGLQGSGLQLYHGLKAGLNYWNAKALWSKLDKKAGHKDYDQGTACANTKCLVVGAGPCGLRAAIELALLGARVVLLEKRDAFSRNNVLHLWPFTIHDLRALGAKKFYGRFCTGTLDHISIRQLQLILLKVALLLGVEVHINVQFKDLLPPASKGDGQGGWRAVLQPSSSPLSHYEFDVLISAGGGKFVPEGFKRKETRGKVAIGITTNFVNRNSRAEVEVSEISGVARIYNQKFFQNLYNKTGIDLENIVYYKDDTHYFVMTAKKQSLLKKGVILQDKPDIESLLSDENVNRDALLSYAKEAANFSTNYRLPELEFALNHRALPDVDMFDFTCMTRSENAALVREHNGARLLLGLVGDCLVEPFWPLGTGVARGFLAAFDAAWMVRRWAAGTPPLEVLAERESIYQHLSQTSPDNTNKNISQYSIDPATRYPNINLHAIKANQVRDLYLVGVVEVDHKKRRDNRLSTAVSGDAYEELLRWCQASTAGYRGVEVTDFTTSWTSGLALCALVHRFRPDLVDFHTVDPQDPVGIHQMMLDMAEQELGIQPVLSSTEMASMAEPDRLGLITYLSQFYEAFKPSPALAEVSKKPLSPRGTRGAILFLSKLQKSRTLTHKRAQESAQKDPEAKKSHRDAEVDAALDREALDGDHSLPPAAATDPGQPPARGESSDACYFCGRRVYILERASAEGRFFHRGCFQCWQCGATLRLGDYAFHEEDGHFYCLLHYPNAPGMDMPPSEPPVLPDGDVNANRTFSDAGSPCASPEGEEVLGSPQSPPATPELGEEPGAEEDAASTGEVEEQELPPSGPDDVPEEDEGPGAEPRREVEEAEEGGGRRKIVLSPLEKLSLSTLSLTGDAEAEAPPKPARLRLRAAPEAMPALWPGLGAWEEEEDHEVDMEEDSEESDSEEEEEEEEEKEGLDLGTMGESCPILGDVKYATCKRTLPRRVREEQMKRFCKAQAIQRRLEEIEVTFRELEQQGIKLEKFLRDEGGSPADQKTQWMNQLLYLVQKKNSLMSEESDLMIAVQELKLEEQQWQLDQQLRWYMEKEEALKTAEDCVAEKEILAQLLDVVNKRNALIQMQEEKRLSELHA; from the exons ATGAGCGTGCCGGACGGTGAGCCGGCCAACCCGGCCCATGCGCTGTTCGAGAGCTTCCTGCGGGCCGGGCAGTGccaggaggtgctgagctgcttcGGGGAGCTGTGCcggcagctggggctgcagggcagcggGCTGCAGCTCTACCACGGCCTCAAGGCTGGCCTCAACTACTGGAATGCCAAGGCCCTGTGGAGCAAGCTGGATAAGAAAGCTGGGCACAAGGACTACGACCAAGGCACGGCCTGCGCCAACACCAAG TGCCTGGTGGTGGGGGCTGGCCCCTGCGGGCTGCGGGCGGCCATCGAGCTGGCGCTGCTGGGCGCCCGcgtggtgctgctggagaagcGCGACGCCTTCTCCCGCAACAACGTCCTGCACCTCTGGCCCTTCACCATCCACGACCTGCGGGCGCTGGGCGCCAAGAAGTTTTACGGGCGCTTCTGCACCGGCACCCTGGATCACATCA GCATCCGTCAGCTCCAGCTCATCCTGCTGAaggtggccctgctgctgggcgtGGAGGTGCACATCAACGTGCAGTTCAAGGACCTCCTGCCCCCCGCCAGCAAGGGGGACGGCCAGG GCGGCTGgcgggctgtgctgcagcccagctcctctcccctcagCCACTACGAGTTCGACGTCCTCATCTCGGCCGGCGGCGGCAAGTTCGTCCCCGAAGGGTTCAAGCGGAAGGAGACGCGGGGGAAGGTGGCCATCGGCATCACCACCAACTTCGTCAACCGCAACAGCCGGGCTGAGGTGGAGGTGTCGGAGATCAGCGGCGTGGCGCGGATCTACAACCAGAAGTTCTTCCAAAACCTCTACAACAAAACAG GTATCGACCTGGAAAACATTGTCTACTACAAGGATGACACTCACTATTTCGTCATGACGGCCAAGAAGCAGAGCCTGCTCAAGAAGGGGGTCATCCTGCAG GACAAACCGGACATCGAGAGCCTCCTGTCCGATGAGAACGTGAACCGGGACGCCCTCCTCAGCTACGCCAAGGAAGCCGCCAATTTCTCCACCAACTACCGCCTGCCCGAGCTGGAGTTCGCCCTCAACCACCGGGCCCTGCCGGATGTCGACATGTTCGACTTCACCTGCATGACGCGCTCCGAGAATGCGGCGCTGGTGCGGGAGCACAACGGGGCGCGCCTGCTGCTCGGGCTGGTGGGCGACTGCTTGGTGGAG CCCTTCTGGCCGCTGGGCACCGGTGTGGCCAGGGGCTTCCTGGCCGCCTTCGATGCGGCGTGGATGGTGCGGCGGTGGgcggccgggacccccccgctGGAGGTGCTGGCCGAGAG GGAAAGCATCTACCAGCACCTTTCGCAAACCTCCCCGGACAACACCAACAAGAACATCAGCCAGTACAGCATCGACCCGGCCACGCGCTACCCCAACATCAACCTGCACGCCATCAAAGCCAACCAG GTCCGGGACCTCTACCTCGTGGGCGTGGTGGAGGTGGACCACAAGAAGAGGAGAGACAACCGGCTCAGCACCG CTGTCTCCGGAGACGCCTACGAGGAGCTGCTGCGGTGGTGCCAGGCCAGCACGGCCGGGTACCGCGGCGTGGAGGTGACCGACTTCACCACCTCCTGGACCAGCGGCTTGGCCCTCTGCGCCCTCGTCCACCGCTTCCGCCCCGACCTGGT GGATTTCCACACCGTGGACCCCCAGGATCCCGTCGGGATCCACCAGATGATGCTGGACATGgcggagcaggagctgggcatcCAACCCGTCCTCTCCAGCACCGAAATGGCCTCGATGGCGGAGCCCGACCGCCTGGGGCTCATCACCTACCTCAGCCAGTTCTATGAAGCCTTCAAGCCTTCTCCAG CGCTGGCGGAGGTCAGCAAGAAGCCGCTGTCCCCCCGCGGCACGAGGGGCGccatcctcttcctcagcaAGCTGCAGAAGAGCCGCACCCTGACCCACAAACGTGCCCAG GAGAGCGCCCAGAAGGACCCCGAGGCCAAAAAGAGCCACAGGGACGCCGAG GTGGACGCGGCGCTGGACAGAGAGGCTCTGGATGGTGACCACAGCCTGCCACCAGCCGCTGCCACGGACCCCGGGCAG CCGCCGGCCCGCGGGGAGAGCAGCGACGCCTGCTACTTCTGCGGCCGGCGCGTCTACATCCTGGAGCGGGCCAGCGCCGAGGGACGCTTCTTCCACCGCGGCTGCTTCCAGTGCTGGCAGTGCGGGGCCACGCTGCGCCTGGGCGACTACGCCTTCCACGAGGAGGACG GTCATTTTTACTGCTTGCTTCACTACCCCAACGCCCCCGGTATGGATATGCCCCCCAGTGAGCCGCCGGTGCTGCCCGATGGG GATGTCAATGCCAACCGCACGTTTTCGGACGCTGGGAGCCCCTGTGCGTCCCCTGAGGGCGAGGAGGTGCTCGGGTCCCCGCAGTCCCCGCCGGCAACCCCAGAGCTGGGGGAAGAACCCGGGGCAGAAGAGGATGCTGCAAGCACCGGCgaggtggaggagcaggagctgccgcCCTCGGGGCCGGACGACGTCCCGGAGGAGGACGAGGGTCCCGGCGCAGAGCCCCGACgggaggtggaggaggctgaggagggaggaggcaggaggaagatCGTCCTCTCGCCCCTGGAGAAGCTCAGCCTGTCCACGCTGAGCCTCACCGGAGATGCGGAGGCCGAGGCGCCCCCAAAGCCGGCCCGGCTGCGGCTGCGAGCGGCGCCCGAGGCCATGCCTGCCCTGTGGCCGGGGCTGggtgcctgggaggaggaggaggaccaCGAGGTGGACATGGAGGAAG atTCAGAGGAGAGTGAcagcgaggaagaggaggaggaggaggaggagaaggaaggccTGGACCTGGGCACCATGGGCGAGTCT TGCCCGATCCTCGGGGACGTGAAGTACGCCACCTGCAAGCGCACGCTGCCCCGCCGGGTGCGGGAGGAACAGATGAAACGGTTCTGCAAAGCCCAG GCCATCCAGAGGCGGCTGGAGGAGATCGAAGTGACCTTCCGcgagctggagcagcagggcatCAAGCTGGAGAAGTTCCTCCGGGATGAGGGAG GCAGCCCTGCCGACCAGAAGACGCAGTGGATGAACCAGCTGCTGTACCTGGTGCAGAAGAAGAACAGCCTGATGTCCGAGGAGTCGGACCTCATGATTGC ggtgcaggagctgaagctggaggagcagcagtggcagctcgACCAGCAGCTGCGCTGGTACATGGAAAAGGAGG AAGCCCTGAAGACAGCCGAAGACTGCGTGGCCGAGAAGGAGATCCTGGCGCAGCTGCTGGACGTGGTGAACAAGCGCAACGCCCTCATCCAGATGCAGGAGGAGAAGCGGCTCAGCGAGCTGCACGCCTGA
- the FANCE gene encoding Fanconi anemia group E protein yields the protein MELPWLKLLAQPCRLLLHALASGPSGMLAALRVLQRVQTREEPRGFPWQGFTAALCMEEPTLEGPEEALAVKPRLLLLPVVCQRNLFSLLQAVAAVVPADCVRQLLRAARGDPSPDPWVQALGDLLQRGLRGEESSPPPPALTAACRQQLRCLCRKIAQSKPEGRRKLNWCSSEQLGAAGDAAGSVLPGGKRKKVSEESLELDEERGGKRVLLEEVVFDLPGSQDGEDEAGVEEMPGETAGDRSAQSMAGAAPESSQQDAAGEPGRVSQTEVAAEVQSFIQMHGPRLKMLLLQESNCSELSIPPELRVLSNCSASQLEGLCSFLQLSTCPEQLLVRFCSWLLALTPDLSYASAAILAEQLFLKRVLSLSQPPSRHLMAALTSFCSKYSQPFCQVLVAPVLQEPGEGAEQTKLVCELVEECLEPDYVRLVLSQVLEVPLSERLLPVVLAVLGRQEALPPELFDLLVLMLCRQAPAFATSLSYAKLVTAVLTMYQSHTSPPEPPGSCSGWEQCGPEEISAGHAGRSACQVSTEGAADGFLGWRMLACRSPACQEPNEWLKKQGEAAGVPLPGALCGAVRSAGLLQAGEQQAEPAGLPASPDEGRMSSPQGHPDGVVAGSEQSVERVSEEPGKDRQELAVRTRDSDGTEEDAETLEEPLLSFPGELSVLERLGLQSVALTEQDVEAAFAHLALAFRCDVFTLRQRVQVEKRARDAAEENIQEELGQCRAALERLGASCADAGCKETLEQLQHSLAVLAAAVERATSAAEKLGAVHQEARMSRAAEVMVQHVENLKRHHLREHAELEEMKRLIQQNSRNRQLAETQDDAEPRLRPHPLMRSFQQASARRRVSIAVIPKQLLPGASTDGRASPASEPEGPQHPASTQRSELEPLGQGSAVSGEPAAGADGKDTSAGGEEPEQLGLMSKGSPAELWRPWLFLPQHYWVLFWLLLLSVAFLLLLRVLELQRLQPAPSPKA from the exons ATGGAGCTCCCCTGGCTGAAGCTCCTGGCCCAGCCCTGCCGCCTCCTGCTCCACGCGCTGGCCTCTGGCCCCTCCGGGATGCTGGCCGCCCTCCGCGTGCTGCAGCGGGTCCAGACCCGTGAGGAACCCAGGGGGTTCCCCTGGCAAGGCTTCACGGCCGCCCTGTGCATGGAGGAGCCCACGCTGGAGGGGCCGGAGGAGGCCCTGGCTGT cAAAccacggctgctgctgctccctgtcgTGTGCCAGAGAAacctcttctccctgctgcaggcggTGGCAGCGGTGGTGCCAGCGGACTGTGTCCGCCAGCTGCTGCGGGCTGCGAGGGGGGACCCCAGCCCGGACCCCTGGGTGCAGGCACTGGGGGACCTGCTgcagcgggggctgcggggcgaggAGAGCTCCCCTCCGCCCCCTGCCCTGACGGCCGCCTGCCGGCAGCAGCTCAGGTGCCTGTGCCGAAAAATCGCCCAGAGCAAACCAGAGGGGCGAAGAAAACTGAACTGGTGCTCCAGCGAGCAGCTTGGTGCCGCAGGGGACGCGGCTGGCTCCGTGCTCCCAGGTGGGAAGCGCAAAAAAGTGTCCGAGGAGAGTCTGGAGCTGGAtgaagagagaggagggaagagggtgctgctggaggaggtggtgtTTGACCTGCCGGGAAGCCAGGATGGAGAAGATGAAGCAGGGGTGGAAGAGATGCCTGGGGAGACTGCGGGGGACAGATCTGCTCAGAGCATGGCTGGGGCGGCTCCTGAAAGCTCccagcaggatgcagctgggGAGCCTGGCAGGGTTTCTCAGACAGAGGTGGCAGCTGAGGTCCAGTCCTTTATCCAG ATGCACGGACCAAGGctgaaaatgctgctgctgcaagagTCCAAT TGCTCAGAGCTGAGCATCCCACCCGAGCTGCGTGTCCTCAGCAACTGCTCTGCTAGCCAG ctcGAGGGGTTGTGCTCCTTCCTCCAGCTTTCCACGTGCCCAGAGCAGCTTCTGGTGCGGttctgcagctggctgctggctcTCACACCCGACCTCAGCTACGCCAGCGCAGCCatcctggctgagcagctcttcctcAAGCGA GTCCTGTCCCTCTCGCAGCCGCCCTCCCGCCACCTCATGGCTGCCCTCACCTCGTTCTGCTCCAAGTACTCCCAGCCTTTCTGTCAGGTCCTGGTGGCTCCAGTCCTACAGGAGCCAGGGGAAG GTGCTGAACAGACCAAGCTGGTGTGTGAGCTTGTGGAGGAGTGCCTGGAGCCTGACTATGTGAGACTTGTGTTGAG CCAGGTCCTGGAGGTTCCTCTGTCGGAGAGGCTGCTGCCGGTGGTGCTGGCCGTGCTGGGGAGGCAG GAGGCGCTGCCCCCTGAGCTCTTCGACCTCCTGGTGCTGATGCTGTGCCGGCAGGCCCCGGCCTTCGCCACGTCTCTGAGTTATGCCAAGCTGGTGACGGCTGTGCTCACCATGTACCAAA GTCACACCAGCCCACCGGAGCCGCCTGGCAGCTGCTCTGGATGGGAGCAATGCGGCCCTGAAGAAATCTCTGCAGGCCATGCTGGAAGGAGTGCCTGCCAG gTGAGCACCGAGGGAGCTGCTGATGGTTTCCTCGGATGGAGGATGCTTGCATGTCGCTCACCAGCATGCCAGGAACCCAATGAGTGGCTCAAAAagcagggggaggctgcaggtgtGCCTCTGCCCGGGGCTTTGTGTGGTGCTGTGCGTTCAGCTggcctgctgcaggctgg ggagcagcaggcagagccggCCGGGCTCCCCGCGTCTCCGGATGAAG ggaggaTGAGCAGTCCCCAGGGGCACCCGGACGGGGTCGTGGCCGGGAGCGAGCAGAGCGTGGAGCGTGTCAGCGAG GAGCCGGGCAaggacaggcaggagctggccgTGCGCACCAGGGACAGTGACGGGACCGAGGAAG ATGCAGAAACCCTGGAGGAGCCGCTGCTGAGCTTCCCCGGTGAGCTCTCGGTGCTGGAGAGACTGGGCCTGCAGAG CGTGGCTCTGACGGAGCAGGACGTGGAG gCAGCCTTTGCCCACCTTGCCCTGGCTTTTCGCTGCGACGTCTTCACCCTGCGGCAACGGGTGCAGGTGGAGAAGCGGGCACGGGACGCGGCGGAGGAAAATatccaggaggagctggggcagtgCCGGGCTGCCCTGGAG AGGCTGGGCGCATCCTGCGCGGACGCGGGCTGCAAGGAGAcgctggagcagctgcagcacagcctggccgTGCTGGCGGCCGCCGTGGAGCGGGCAACGAGTGCTGCGGAGAAGCTGGGGGCCGTTCATCAG GAGGCCCGGATGAGCCGAGCGGCGGAGGTGATGGTCCAGCACGTGGAGAACCTGAAGCGGCACCACCTGCGGGAGCACGCCGAGCTGGAGGAGATGAAGCGCCTGATCCAGCAAAACTCCCGCAACCGGCAGCTGGCCGAGACCCAGG ATGACGCGGAGCCACGGCTGAGGCCTCACCCCCTGATGCGATCCTTCCAGCAG GCGTCTGCCCGTCGCAGAGTCAGCATCGCCGTCATCCCCAAGCAGCTCTTG CCAGGTGCCAGCACGGACGGCCGAGCCTCCCCCGCCAGCGAGCCGGAGGGGCCCCAGCACCCGGCCAGCACCCAGAG gaGCGAGCTGGAGCCACTGGGCCAGGGCAGCGCCGTGAGCGGGGAGCCAGCGGCTGGGGCAGACGGCAAGGACACGAGCGCAGGGGGCGAGGAGCCAGAGCAGCTCGGGCTGAT GTCCAAGGGGTCCCCGGCGGAGCTGTGGCGGCCGTGGCTCTTCCTCCCGCAGCACTACTGGGTTTTGTTCTGGCTGCTCCTCCTGAGCgtcgccttcctcctcctcctccgcgtCCTGGAGCTGCAGCGGCTGCAGCCCGCGCCATCGCCCAAGGCCTAG
- the LOC126913562 gene encoding E3 ubiquitin-protein ligase makorin-2-like, producing the protein MGLAPAPGHAASPLGRDFARGSCRRGRSCRFSHDRKSAPVCRYFQSRACGYGERCSYQHVQEEPVPARSRHSPMPSVAPGRQGWRGAWRASVPAVPRATRAAFGLPNVEVEEEEDDKENVPALNNPPGPAVHEEFIPAGARRAAGSHPRGLGLDPNSPDPREAAAETATWAECSEVPAEQGAAAAPVPAAVLRARSKAVVCGICMERVYEKALPEERLFGILPNCGHAFCLGCIRTWRRSRDFQSTVIKACPECRVTSSYYIPHKYWVSDAGEKEQLIESFKARTGKIRCKFFIQNRGRCPFGSDCIYLHELPGGRPPRRSLQRPGMRAELNPSPSESSDEEQDDFCLLEWAVTRALLEVDFLYSSYGHEMLLGDSSDSD; encoded by the exons GGATCCTGCCGGCGGGGCCGGAGCTGCCGCTTCTCCCACGACAGAAAGTCGGCCCCGGTGTGCCGCTACTTCCAGAGCAGGGCCTGCGGCTACGGCGAGCGCTGCAG CTACCAGCACGTCCAGGAGGAGCCGGTGCCGGCCAGGAGCCGCCACAGCCCCATGCCCAGCGTGGCCCCCGGCCgccagggctggaggggagccTGGCGCGCCTCggtccccgctgtccccagagcGACGCGGGCGGCCTTCGGGCTCCCAAACGTggaggttgaggaggaagaggatgatAAAGAGAACGTCCCAGCGCTGAACAACCCCCCGGGGCCAGCTGTCCATGAGGAATTCATCCCCGCAGGAGCTCGGAGAGCTGCAG GCTCCCACCCGCGAGGTCTGGGACTGGATCCAAACTCCCCTGACCCCAgagaggcggcggcggagaCGGCGACGTGGGCTGAGTGCTCGGAG GTCCCCGCGGAGCAGGGCGCTGCGGCAGCCCCGGTCCCTGCTGCGGTGCTGAGGGCGCGCAGCAAGGCCGTGGTGTGCGGGATCTGCATGGAGCGGGTGTACGAGAAGGCGCTGCCGGAGGAGCGGCTCTTCGGGATCCTCCCGAACTGCGGCCACGCgttctgcctgggctgcatccGCACGTGGCGCCGCAGCCGGGACTTCCAGAGCACGGTCATCAA GGCCTGCCCGGAGTGCCGGGTCACCTCCAGCTACTACATCCCCCACAAGTACTGGGTCTCGGATGCGGGCGAGAAGGAGCAGCTCATCGAAAGCTTCAAGGCGCGGACGGG GAAAATCAGGTGCAAGTTCTTCATCCAGAACCGCGGCCGCTGCCCGTTCGGGTCGGACTGCATCTACCTGCACGAGCTGCCCGGTGGCCGGCCACCACGGCGCAGTCTGCAGCGGCCAGGGATGAGAGCT gagctcaaCCCCTCTCCCTCGGAGAGCTCGGACGAGGAGCAGGATGACTTCTGCCTGCTCGAGTGGGCTGTCACCAGGGCCTTGCTGGAGGTGGACTTCCTGTACTCGAGCTACGGCCACGAGATGCTCCTCGGGGACTCCAGTGACTCAGACTAA